A region from the Linepithema humile isolate Giens D197 chromosome 1, Lhum_UNIL_v1.0, whole genome shotgun sequence genome encodes:
- the LOC105672701 gene encoding leucine-rich repeat-containing protein 39-like — MMVARESLYYALYYPLTIHTPFRNLVHVTLHECKFNFLPKEFGTLHHLQEITLSSNYVVNTIQSAWEWLEQDFMRNNLKSMKIMHYDLPELPLQITCLKNLTNLYMTSLRISSLPKEFGNLPLLHLDLSYNNLRGSEQFAWEWLMQAPIRNNLRELNLNHNYIKFLPKELGTLPHLMYLDLSSNHLGKYNRKAWEWLEQTEVKNKLLRLYLSDNLLTELPPQIGKLNALFTLWLAGNKLKCLPESIANLENLRLFDLSDNDLLYLPGSVSHLKAYICVDGNPFNLMIDDDSDDDSDDNSGDDLTTNLEVPSLVDCSAEIILKYGLDYANYGLPEGLIRYMDNERHCLLCNNPCFRYYEKGFINYPEYHEILHIKFYGSSSIQTASFECYVCSSDCAEMLRN; from the exons atGATGGTTGCAAGAGAATCTTTGTACTATGCTTTGTACTATCCTTTGACAATACATACACCTTTTCGGAATCTAGTACATGTAACTTTACatgaatgtaaatttaatttcttgccAAAAGAGTTTGGTACATTACATCATCTACAAGAGATTACATTATCCAGTAATTACGTCGTGAATACTATTCAATCTGCATGGGAATGGTTAGAGCAAgattttatgagaaataatttgaaatcaatgaaaataatgcattatgaC CTACCAGAATTACCTTTACAAATCACATGTTTGAAAAATctcacaaatttatatatgacaAGTTTGAGAATCAGTTCTTTACCAAAGGAGTTTGGTAATTTGCCTCTTTTGCATCTTGATTTATCGTATAATAATCTTCGAGGATCTGAACAATTCGCATGGGAATGGTTAATGCAAGCTcctattagaaataatttaagagaACTCAACTTAAATCATAATTAT ATCAAGTTCTTACCAAAAGAGTTGGGTACTTTGCCGCATCTTATGTATCTTGATCTTTCATCTAATCACCTTGGAAAGTATAATCGCAAAGCGTGGGAATGGCTAGAGCAAActgaagttaaaaataaattgttaagaTTATATCTGTCGGACAATCTG ttAACGGAATTACCGCCACAAATTGGAAAACTAAAtgctttatttactttatgGCTTGCTGGCAATAAGTTAAAATGTTTACCAGAAAGTATCGCAAATCTCGAAAATTTAAGACTTTTTGATTTGTCCGACAatgatttgttatatttaccaGGAAGTGTGTCACATTTAAAGGCGTATATATGTGTTGATGGGAATCCATTTAATTTGATGATAGATGACGATAGTGATGACGATAGTGATGATAATAGTGGTGATGATTTGACTACGAATTTGGAAGTGCCAAGTCTTGTGGATTGTTCAGCTGAAATTATCCTGAAATATGG ATTAGATTATGCAAATTATGGTTTACCTGAAGGATTGATCAGATATATGGATAATGAAAGACATTGCCTCCTTTGTAATAATCCATGTTTTCGTTATTATGAAAAAGGCTTCATAAATTATCCTGAgtatcatgaaatattacatattaaattttatggatCTTCAAGTATTCAGACAGCAAGTTTTGAATGTTATGTTTGTTCATCAGATTGTGCTGAAATGTTAAGGAATTAA